From Apis mellifera strain DH4 linkage group LG5, Amel_HAv3.1, whole genome shotgun sequence, the proteins below share one genomic window:
- the LOC408862 gene encoding prolyl 4-hydroxylase subunit alpha-2 isoform X5, whose product MAHRAKIMEVQMRNVEDYAREHEEASRNIQQYLSNPINAYLLVKRLTTDWKRVEELITQDVGKSFVANITSSRSDLKFPTDEDLNGAAVALMRLQDTYKLETAQVARGVLNGVQYSTGLTASDCFELGRQSYHNRDYYHTVLWMQEAMDRLQEEQNATTTSKPDILEYLAFSTYMQGNVARALSMTNELLELVPTHERALGNRAYYQKEIQSKASQSKKKRGEDGQDDTAVPAQHFTVTEERVKTLDEMTERERYEMLCRGEVTIPPEVQKNLKCRYVDRGIPFLKIAPFKEEEAYLDPRIVVYHNVIYDDEIETIKRMAQPRFKRATVQNYKTGALEIANYRISKSAWLQEHEHKHVAAVSRRVEHMTSMTVDTAEELQVVNYGIGGHYEPHFDFARKEETNAFKSLGTGNRIATVLYYMSDVEQGGGTVFTAINIALWPKKGSAAFWYNLKPNGEGDFKTRHAACPVLTGSKWVANKWLHERGQEFLRPCTLENQTTDEADVRH is encoded by the exons ATGGCGCACCGTGCCAAGATAATGGAAGTACAAATGAG AAACGTGGAGGATTACGCGAGAGAGCACGAGGAGGCGTCGAGAAACATTCAGCAGTACCTGTCGAATCCGATCAACGCTTATCTATTGGTGAAACGGCTGACCACGGATTGGAAACGGGTCGAGGAGCTGATCACCCAGGACGTGGGCAAGTCTTTCGTGGCGAATATAACCAGCTCGAGGAGCGACCTTAAATTCCCAACTGACGAGGATCTTAATGGGGCGGCCGTCGCTTTGATGAGGTTACAGGACACGTACAAACTCGAGACTGCACAGGTCGCCAGGGGCGTGTTGAACGGGGTCCAATACAGCACAGGATTAACCG CCAGCGACTGTTTCGAACTTGGGAGACAATCTTATCACAATCGTGATTACTATCACACCGTCCTCTGGATGCAGGAAGCTATGGATCGTCTTCAAGAGGAGCAAAACGCTACCACAACTTCGAAACCGGacatattagaatatttggCATTCTCGACGTATATGCAAG GTAACGTGGCGCGAGCTTTAAGCATGACGAACGAGCTACTGGAGCTGGTGCCGACGCACGAACGTGCTCTGGGCAATAGAGCTTATTACCAAAAGGAGATTCAGAGCAAAGCGAgtcaatcgaagaaaaaacggGGGGAGGATGGTCAAGATGACACCGCTGTTCCTGCACAA CATTTCACGGTTACCGAGGAAAGGGTAAAAACTTTGGACGAAATGACGGAGAGGGAACGTTACGAGATGCTGTGTCGTGGCGAGGTAACGATCCCGCCAGAAGTGCAGAAGAATCTCAAGTGTCGTTACGTCGATCGTGGAATTCCCTTCCTGAAAATTGCTCCATTCAAAGAGGAGGAAGCTTATCTCGACCCGAGGATAGTCGTTTACCACAACGTGATATACGACGACGAAATCGAGACTATTAAAAGAATGGCGCAACCGAGG TTCAAGCGAGCTACTGTACAGAATTACAAAACTGGTGCCTTAGAGATAGCGAATTATAGGATTAGTAAGAGTGCCTGGCTTCAAGAGCACGAGCACAAACACGTGGCAGCTGTGAGCAGACGTGTGGAACATATGACGAGCATGACTGTCGATACGGCAGAAGAATTGCAAGTGGTTAATTATGGTATTGGTGGTCATTACGAGCCACATTTTGATTTTGCAAGG aaagagGAAACAAATGCATTCAAGAGTTTGGGAACTGGAAATCGTATTGCAacagttttatattat atgAGTGACGTAGAACAAGGTGGAGGTACTGTTTTCACAGCCATTAACATTGCTTTATGGCCCAAGAAAGGTAGCGCCGCCTTTTGGTATAATCTCAAACCCAATGGAGAGGGAGATTTCAAAACTAGACATGCGGCTTGTCCTGTTCTCACCGGTTCCAAATGGG tggcAAACAAATGGCTTCACGAAAGAGGTCAAGAATTTCTGAGGCCGTGTACTCTCGAAAATCAAACGACCGATGAAGCTGATGTGAGGCACTGA